A section of the Bacillus sp. HSf4 genome encodes:
- the pssA gene encoding CDP-diacylglycerol--serine O-phosphatidyltransferase, producing MKKSIIPSLITIGNFVSGLSSILLAFRGYLFLAIIFVIIGAILDSLDGMAARKLNAVSLFGKELDSLSDIITFGVAPAIITYSIVFHDAPVLGLPSTLLFPVCGALRLARFNIQSENQTYFTGLPITAAGTILVCLNLLWGIIGPKTVIMFSLCLSYLMVSKIRVISLKGKNLLKKVS from the coding sequence TTGAAAAAATCTATCATACCTTCTTTGATAACGATTGGAAACTTTGTTTCAGGCTTGTCTTCAATATTGCTGGCATTCAGAGGGTATTTATTTTTAGCGATTATATTTGTGATCATCGGCGCCATTTTGGACAGCCTTGACGGCATGGCGGCGCGGAAATTAAACGCCGTCAGCCTGTTCGGAAAAGAGTTGGATTCTTTGTCTGATATTATTACGTTCGGTGTCGCTCCGGCTATTATTACATATTCGATCGTTTTTCATGATGCTCCGGTTCTGGGCCTCCCTTCTACACTATTATTCCCGGTCTGCGGGGCTCTGCGGCTGGCCCGATTTAATATTCAATCTGAGAACCAAACTTATTTTACGGGGCTGCCCATTACCGCTGCCGGCACCATTTTGGTGTGCCTCAACCTTTTATGGGGGATTATCGGCCCAAAAACGGTCATTATGTTCTCTTTATGTTTGTCCTATCTCATGGTCAGCAAAATCAGAGTCATCAGTCTAAAAGGGAAAAATCTATTGAAGAAAGTGAGCTAG
- a CDS encoding DedA family protein, producing MELAKELISHYGYFAIFGMLVLGIVGLPIPDEVMMTFVGYLSSIHILNYELSLLISFSGALSGMIISYFLGNKIGKPLLDRFGKWIGLTPKRLDTVHRWFDKYGPWTIVFGYFVPGIRHVTCYLSGMNEMKMKRFLIYAGSGALIWCLVFITIGYTLGVI from the coding sequence ATGGAGTTGGCAAAAGAATTAATTTCCCACTACGGGTATTTTGCGATATTCGGCATGCTCGTGCTCGGCATCGTAGGCCTTCCGATACCCGACGAGGTGATGATGACATTTGTCGGGTATCTGTCTTCTATACATATCCTAAACTATGAGCTGTCGCTGTTGATCAGTTTCTCCGGTGCGTTGTCGGGGATGATCATCAGCTATTTTTTAGGGAATAAAATCGGCAAGCCGCTGCTTGACAGGTTCGGTAAATGGATCGGTTTAACGCCGAAAAGATTGGATACTGTTCACCGCTGGTTTGATAAATACGGTCCGTGGACGATTGTGTTCGGCTATTTTGTTCCCGGCATTCGCCATGTCACATGCTATTTGTCCGGAATGAACGAAATGAAAATGAAAAGGTTTCTGATATATGCCGGTTCAGGAGCTTTAATTTGGTGTCTCGTTTTTATTACGATCGGCTATACGCTCGGCGTTATATAA
- a CDS encoding phosphatidylserine decarboxylase, whose protein sequence is MKKRLYRCLIELTNKKKVSTALKRFAQSKLSKPLIPSYIKTFRINTEEMLEDVGSFNSLHELFIRKLKNGVRPLPSDPNSLISPVDGVVEEWGTISSDKQFIVKNKPYSLEEMIDRDEVASRYIGGTYIIIYLSPRDYHRIHSPADGTLEKQYSLGSASYPVNTIGLTYGKSPLTKNHRMISEFRHQYGSALLVKVGAMYINSIVMLSNSTEWRKGEEIAYFSFGSTVILLFEKDTFVPAERLGPSLKVKMGDVLGSLTKRTS, encoded by the coding sequence TTGAAAAAGCGGCTTTACCGATGTTTGATTGAATTGACAAATAAAAAGAAAGTTTCAACGGCATTGAAAAGATTTGCCCAGTCAAAGCTCAGCAAACCGCTCATCCCCTCCTATATCAAAACCTTTCGTATCAACACCGAAGAAATGCTGGAAGACGTCGGCTCTTTTAACAGTCTGCATGAGCTGTTCATCAGAAAGTTGAAAAACGGAGTGCGCCCGCTTCCCTCTGATCCAAACAGCCTGATCAGTCCGGTGGACGGGGTTGTTGAAGAATGGGGCACAATCTCTTCCGACAAACAGTTTATTGTGAAAAATAAGCCTTATTCTCTGGAGGAAATGATCGACAGAGATGAAGTCGCAAGCCGCTATATAGGCGGAACATATATCATCATCTATTTAAGTCCGAGAGACTACCACAGAATCCACAGCCCGGCCGACGGGACGCTTGAAAAGCAATATTCATTGGGAAGCGCTTCATACCCGGTGAACACCATCGGTTTGACATATGGAAAATCGCCGCTGACGAAAAACCACAGAATGATTTCCGAATTCAGGCATCAATATGGTTCAGCCTTACTGGTGAAGGTTGGCGCGATGTATATTAACTCGATCGTCATGCTGTCGAATTCAACTGAATGGCGGAAAGGAGAAGAAATCGCTTATTTTTCGTTCGGTTCAACCGTTATTCTCCTGTTTGAAAAAGACACCTTTGTCCCCGCTGAGCGCCTCGGCCCCTCACTGAAAGTCAAAATGGGAGATGTGCTGGGCTCTCTGACAAAGCGGACTTCGTAA
- a CDS encoding 2-hydroxycarboxylate transporter family protein, with translation MEAAKDLKPITNQNDQQNKNIFQKLISWKVGVIPFPLYIALALIIFLAAYFNQLPNDMLGGFAIIMILGIILGDVGQRIPILKDIGGPAILSLFVPSFLVFFKVLNPVSLEAVTTLMKTSNFLYFYIACLVAGSILGMHRTVLIQGFMRMFVPLLAGTIAAVTAGILVGFLFGYSPYEAFFFIIVPIIAGGIGEGILPLSLGYSQILGQSHEAFVSQLIPAAIIGNVVAIIAAGLMKKLGEKRPELNGNGRLVKSNKDHELFNQKEEEAKIDLKLMGAGVLIACSFFIFGGLVSKFIAIPGAILMIISAALVKYAKLLPASMEKGAHQLYKFMSSSFTWPLMVGLGILYIPLDDVASVISLRFIAVCASVVIAMVASGYYVGKLMNMYPVESAIVTGCHSGLGGTGDVAILSASGRMGLMPFAQISTRIGGASTVIAATILLKLFTS, from the coding sequence ATGGAAGCAGCAAAAGATTTGAAACCGATTACAAATCAGAATGATCAACAAAATAAAAATATTTTCCAAAAATTGATCAGCTGGAAGGTTGGTGTGATTCCCTTCCCGCTGTACATTGCGCTCGCACTGATTATTTTTTTGGCAGCCTATTTCAATCAACTGCCGAATGACATGCTCGGCGGCTTTGCCATCATCATGATTCTCGGAATCATTCTCGGGGATGTCGGACAGCGCATTCCGATCTTGAAAGACATCGGCGGTCCGGCTATTCTATCGTTGTTCGTTCCTTCATTTTTAGTCTTTTTTAAAGTGTTGAATCCCGTTTCTTTGGAAGCGGTTACCACACTGATGAAGACATCGAATTTTCTATATTTCTATATTGCCTGCCTTGTAGCGGGAAGCATTTTGGGCATGCATCGGACGGTTTTGATTCAAGGGTTTATGAGAATGTTCGTTCCGCTTTTGGCCGGTACGATCGCCGCTGTGACCGCCGGAATTCTTGTCGGCTTTTTATTTGGCTACAGTCCTTATGAAGCATTTTTCTTTATCATTGTGCCGATTATCGCCGGCGGCATCGGCGAAGGGATCTTGCCGCTTTCTCTCGGCTACTCGCAAATATTGGGCCAGTCTCATGAAGCGTTTGTATCACAGCTGATTCCAGCCGCTATTATCGGAAACGTGGTGGCGATTATCGCCGCAGGCCTGATGAAAAAACTTGGTGAAAAACGGCCGGAATTAAACGGGAACGGACGCCTCGTCAAATCGAACAAAGATCATGAATTATTCAATCAGAAAGAAGAGGAAGCTAAAATCGATTTGAAATTAATGGGTGCGGGCGTCTTGATCGCTTGTTCATTCTTCATTTTCGGCGGCCTGGTATCCAAGTTCATCGCGATTCCGGGAGCAATTTTAATGATTATCTCCGCAGCCCTGGTCAAATACGCGAAGCTTCTGCCGGCGAGCATGGAAAAAGGCGCTCACCAGCTTTACAAATTCATGTCCTCAAGCTTTACGTGGCCATTGATGGTCGGACTTGGCATTCTTTATATCCCGCTTGATGATGTCGCATCCGTCATCTCGCTTCGCTTTATCGCCGTTTGTGCTTCTGTCGTAATTGCGATGGTGGCATCAGGATACTACGTCGGAAAATTAATGAACATGTATCCTGTAGAATCAGCCATCGTCACAGGCTGCCACAGCGGACTTGGCGGAACCGGGGATGTCGCGATTCTTTCAGCTTCAGGACGGATGGGGCTCATGCCTTTCGCGCAAATTTCAACGCGTATCGGAGGTGCGTCCACCGTCATTGCGGCGACTATATTATTGAAGCTTTTCACCTCGTAA
- a CDS encoding Na+/H+ antiporter subunit A, giving the protein MTSLHIAILSPFALAFLIPLLAKYARKIHTGWFVLVLPVLLFIYFFRMIGMTADGGTLKAVMEWIPSFGINFTAYVDGLGLLFALLITGIGSLVVLYSIYYLSKEKEQLGPFYVYLLMFMGAMLGVVLVDNVIVLYLFWELTSISSFLLIGYWYKREKSRYGATKSMLITIFGGLAMLGGFILLYTITGSFSIREMIGQVDLISASGFYIPALVLILIGAFTKSAQFPFYIWLPDAMEAPTPVSAYLHSATMVKAGIYIVARFTPIFAFSGEWFWIVSITGIVTLFWGSFNAVKQTDLKAILAFSTVSQLGMVMSMLGVGSAALHYQNFEYYMVAVIAAVFHLINHATFKGSLFMAVGIIDHETGTRDIRRLGGLMTVMPITFTITLIGAFSMAGLPPFNGFLSKEMFFTSMLRITDFGLYHADTWGVLLPVLAWIGSVFTFIYSMVLFFKTFTGKYQPEKLEKKAHEAPLGMLISPIVLASLVVIFFFFPNILSYSIIEPAAASIMPTLLGDDEKFKVHIYMWHDFSPEFFMTVGVVVLGVLAYLTISKWKKVYGLFPEKLTLNKLYDSSLTGLEKSSNRLTRGYMTGFLRDYLVYVFVFFIVLIGGSLAITGGFSYDVKGNASIGVYELVLSIVMIAATFTTVFARSRLTAIIGLGVIGYTLALFFVIFRAPDLALTQLIIETISVALFLLCFYHLPKLRFKPKSAKFRLTNAIVSIGVGAVVTLLALSANSQRTLDSISAFFIENSYKLGGGHNIVNVILVDFRGFDTLFEITVLAIAALGIYGMIKLRMEKGGEEH; this is encoded by the coding sequence ATGACGTCTTTACATATTGCTATTTTATCGCCTTTTGCACTCGCTTTCTTGATCCCGCTCTTGGCGAAATACGCCCGGAAGATTCATACGGGATGGTTTGTCCTGGTACTTCCTGTTCTCTTATTTATTTATTTTTTCCGTATGATCGGGATGACGGCCGATGGCGGCACATTAAAAGCCGTCATGGAGTGGATTCCGTCCTTCGGGATCAATTTCACCGCTTATGTCGACGGCCTCGGACTGCTGTTTGCCCTCTTGATAACAGGGATCGGCTCTTTGGTTGTCCTCTACAGCATCTACTATCTGTCTAAAGAAAAAGAACAGCTCGGACCGTTTTACGTTTACCTGCTCATGTTTATGGGCGCAATGCTCGGAGTTGTTCTTGTTGATAACGTCATTGTACTTTATCTATTTTGGGAATTGACCAGCATATCCTCTTTTCTGCTTATCGGCTATTGGTACAAGCGGGAAAAATCGCGCTATGGCGCAACAAAATCGATGCTTATCACGATTTTCGGCGGTCTGGCGATGCTCGGGGGCTTCATCCTGCTTTACACGATAACGGGTTCATTCAGCATTAGAGAGATGATCGGCCAGGTCGATCTCATCTCGGCCAGCGGCTTCTATATTCCCGCACTCGTGTTGATTTTAATCGGCGCCTTTACAAAATCGGCGCAATTTCCATTTTATATCTGGCTTCCTGATGCCATGGAAGCGCCGACACCCGTCAGTGCCTATCTGCACTCCGCTACAATGGTAAAAGCGGGTATTTATATTGTCGCAAGATTCACACCAATCTTCGCTTTTTCGGGAGAATGGTTTTGGATTGTCTCAATTACGGGGATTGTCACGCTGTTCTGGGGCTCTTTCAATGCGGTCAAACAGACTGATTTGAAAGCGATTCTCGCATTTTCGACGGTCAGCCAGCTCGGGATGGTGATGTCGATGCTTGGCGTCGGCTCCGCCGCATTGCACTATCAAAACTTTGAATATTACATGGTCGCGGTTATCGCCGCCGTCTTTCACTTGATCAACCATGCGACATTTAAAGGCAGCCTGTTCATGGCCGTCGGGATTATCGACCATGAAACAGGAACGAGAGACATCCGCAGGCTCGGCGGTTTGATGACGGTCATGCCGATCACCTTTACGATCACGCTGATCGGCGCGTTTTCGATGGCCGGACTGCCGCCGTTCAACGGTTTTCTGAGTAAAGAAATGTTTTTCACCAGCATGCTCAGAATCACGGATTTCGGTCTTTATCATGCCGATACATGGGGTGTCCTGCTTCCTGTTTTGGCATGGATCGGCAGCGTGTTTACCTTTATTTACAGCATGGTTTTATTTTTCAAAACATTCACCGGAAAATATCAGCCGGAAAAACTGGAGAAAAAAGCGCATGAGGCTCCGCTCGGCATGCTGATTTCGCCGATTGTTCTCGCCTCTCTCGTTGTGATTTTTTTCTTTTTCCCAAACATTTTGTCGTACAGCATCATCGAACCTGCCGCCGCATCGATTATGCCGACCCTTTTGGGCGATGATGAGAAGTTCAAAGTTCATATATACATGTGGCACGACTTTTCACCGGAGTTCTTCATGACGGTCGGCGTCGTTGTCCTTGGAGTTCTCGCATATTTGACCATCAGCAAATGGAAAAAAGTCTATGGTCTGTTCCCGGAAAAGCTGACGCTGAACAAGCTCTATGACAGCTCCCTCACCGGCCTTGAGAAAAGCTCCAACAGGTTGACCAGGGGATATATGACGGGTTTTCTCCGCGATTATCTTGTCTATGTTTTCGTCTTTTTTATTGTTCTCATCGGCGGCTCGCTTGCGATCACAGGAGGCTTTTCATATGACGTCAAAGGAAATGCTTCAATCGGCGTGTACGAGCTCGTCCTGTCGATCGTGATGATTGCCGCGACATTTACGACCGTTTTCGCGCGGTCAAGGCTGACGGCGATTATCGGACTCGGTGTCATCGGCTATACGCTCGCTCTATTCTTTGTCATTTTCAGAGCGCCGGATCTGGCGCTGACACAGCTGATTATTGAGACCATCTCCGTGGCGCTGTTCTTGTTGTGCTTCTACCATTTACCGAAGCTCAGATTCAAGCCGAAGTCGGCAAAATTCAGGCTGACCAATGCCATCGTCTCGATCGGAGTCGGTGCGGTCGTAACGCTTCTGGCTTTGTCGGCAAACAGCCAGCGGACGCTGGACAGCATTTCGGCTTTCTTTATCGAAAACAGCTATAAACTCGGGGGCGGCCATAACATCGTCAACGTGATTTTGGTCGATTTCAGGGGATTTGATACATTGTTTGAAATTACCGTCCTTGCCATTGCCGCGTTAGGCATTTACGGAATGATCAAGCTAAGAATGGAGAAAGGGGGAGAAGAGCATTGA
- a CDS encoding Na(+)/H(+) antiporter subunit B: MRKHETNDVILQTVTKIAAFIILLFSFHILMAGHNDPGGGFIGGLMTSSSIVLLLLAYDLKTVRNILPINFIYVAATGLLISLSTGIGSFVFGAQFLSHAFDYFDLPLLGKTELATAVLFDIGVYLVVVGVTMTIIQTIGERE; the protein is encoded by the coding sequence TTGAGAAAACACGAGACAAATGATGTGATCCTTCAAACGGTTACGAAGATCGCCGCCTTTATTATTTTGCTCTTTTCTTTCCACATTCTTATGGCCGGCCATAACGATCCCGGTGGAGGTTTTATCGGCGGTTTGATGACCTCCTCGTCAATCGTGCTGCTATTGCTCGCCTATGACTTAAAAACGGTGCGGAACATTCTCCCCATCAACTTTATTTATGTGGCCGCAACCGGATTATTGATATCCCTCAGCACGGGGATCGGTTCTTTTGTCTTCGGCGCTCAGTTTCTCTCGCACGCTTTTGATTATTTTGATCTTCCGCTGCTTGGGAAAACGGAGCTTGCCACCGCCGTATTGTTTGATATCGGCGTGTATCTCGTGGTGGTCGGCGTGACCATGACCATTATTCAGACGATTGGAGAGAGAGAATAA
- a CDS encoding Na(+)/H(+) antiporter subunit C, whose product MEILMSFIVGILFMAATYLMLSKSLLRVIIGTAVLSHGVHLLLLTMGGLKKGAPPILKEGTASYVDPLPQALILTAIVIAFGVTSFLLVMAFRAYQELKMDDMDQMRGNDQHE is encoded by the coding sequence ATGGAAATTTTAATGTCTTTTATCGTAGGGATCCTATTTATGGCAGCGACTTATTTAATGCTGTCCAAGAGCCTTCTGCGGGTGATTATCGGAACGGCCGTTCTCAGCCACGGCGTCCACCTTCTGTTGCTGACGATGGGAGGGTTAAAAAAAGGTGCTCCGCCCATTTTAAAAGAGGGAACGGCATCATATGTCGATCCGCTGCCGCAGGCTCTGATATTAACGGCCATCGTTATCGCTTTCGGTGTGACATCATTTCTTTTGGTCATGGCCTTCCGCGCCTACCAGGAGCTGAAAATGGATGATATGGATCAAATGAGGGGAAATGATCAACATGAATAA
- a CDS encoding Na+/H+ antiporter subunit D — translation MNNLVILPILIPLLAAALLIFMNKSIKLMRVFSAISSLAAVIAAGFLVQTVFTDGIQTLYVGGWKPPFGISLVADQFASLLAFTTAIIGFLTVLYSFRSIGEKRERFFYYPAVQFLLAGVSGAFLTGDLFNLFVFFEVLLMSSYVLIVIGGTKIQLRESLKYIVFNIISSALFVIGVAYLYAVTGTLNMADLSVRIAESGQTGLITVIAVLFLIVFGLKGGIFPLYFWMPGSYYAPPAPVSALFGALLTKVGMYAIARVFTLIFTQDAAFTHQLMVWLAALTIIFGVIGSIAYWDVQKIIIYNIVTAVGVILLGIAANTPASIEGAIYYLIHDMIIKGALFMLAGTLFALTGTHNLKKMSGLIKNHPVLGWMFMMSAVSLAGVPPFSGFIGKLKIAEGGFLSGEFVITLLMLLSSLLVLYSVMKIFINGFWGEEREDAPAAKPLKSYLYPAAILLFLSLAIGIGTEFVAPYFHQAADTLVNPEKYIEAVLKE, via the coding sequence ATGAATAATCTTGTAATCCTGCCAATTCTCATTCCGTTATTGGCAGCCGCTTTGCTTATCTTTATGAACAAATCGATAAAACTAATGCGTGTATTCAGTGCCATATCTTCCCTTGCAGCTGTGATTGCGGCAGGCTTCCTCGTGCAAACCGTGTTTACAGACGGCATCCAAACGCTGTACGTCGGCGGCTGGAAACCTCCGTTTGGGATCAGCCTTGTCGCCGATCAGTTCGCGAGCCTTCTCGCATTCACAACGGCCATCATCGGATTTCTGACCGTTCTTTATTCGTTTCGTTCCATCGGGGAAAAGCGGGAGCGCTTCTTTTATTATCCCGCTGTCCAATTCCTCCTGGCAGGCGTCAGCGGCGCTTTTTTGACAGGAGATTTGTTTAACTTGTTCGTCTTCTTTGAAGTATTGCTGATGTCTTCTTATGTACTGATCGTCATCGGGGGAACGAAGATTCAGCTGCGGGAATCTTTAAAATACATCGTTTTTAATATCATTTCTTCCGCCCTGTTCGTCATTGGAGTCGCTTATTTATACGCTGTGACGGGGACCTTGAACATGGCGGATTTGAGCGTTCGGATCGCTGAATCCGGCCAAACCGGACTGATCACCGTCATCGCCGTATTATTTCTGATCGTTTTCGGTCTGAAAGGCGGGATTTTCCCGCTTTACTTCTGGATGCCGGGTTCATACTACGCACCGCCTGCGCCAGTCTCGGCTTTGTTCGGAGCGCTCCTCACCAAAGTCGGAATGTACGCGATCGCAAGGGTGTTTACGCTGATTTTCACACAAGATGCCGCTTTCACCCACCAGCTGATGGTCTGGCTCGCGGCACTCACCATCATCTTCGGCGTGATCGGCTCCATTGCATATTGGGATGTCCAAAAAATCATCATCTACAATATCGTGACAGCGGTCGGCGTGATCCTTTTGGGGATCGCCGCCAATACACCGGCGTCGATCGAGGGGGCCATCTATTATCTGATTCATGATATGATCATCAAAGGAGCGCTGTTTATGCTTGCCGGAACGCTCTTTGCGCTGACCGGAACACACAACCTGAAAAAAATGAGCGGACTCATCAAAAACCATCCCGTCCTCGGCTGGATGTTTATGATGTCCGCCGTTTCATTGGCCGGAGTCCCTCCTTTTAGCGGATTTATCGGCAAGCTGAAAATCGCTGAAGGCGGATTTTTAAGCGGAGAGTTCGTCATCACACTGCTCATGCTTTTATCAAGCTTGCTCGTATTATATTCCGTTATGAAAATTTTTATTAACGGCTTTTGGGGTGAGGAACGGGAAGACGCCCCGGCGGCAAAACCGCTCAAAAGCTACCTTTATCCGGCGGCGATACTGCTCTTTCTGTCCCTTGCCATCGGAATCGGCACCGAGTTTGTCGCACCGTATTTTCATCAGGCGGCCGACACGCTGGTCAACCCGGAAAAATATATTGAAGCCGTTTTGAAGGAGTAG
- a CDS encoding Na+/H+ antiporter subunit E — MALQILLNFILALCWMFLNNDYTAASFIIGYAIGLFTLFLMRRFFHRRFYLINIWAIVRLLFIFMKELILANVAVLKTILSPKLKNKPGIFAFKTDLKEDWEITTLANLISLTPGTLVVDVSDDRSILYIHAVDIDDAEKAISDIRDSFEEAIKEVSR, encoded by the coding sequence ATGGCATTACAAATCTTGTTGAATTTTATTCTTGCGTTATGCTGGATGTTTTTAAACAACGACTACACCGCTGCCAGCTTTATTATCGGTTACGCGATCGGATTGTTCACGCTCTTTTTGATGAGGCGTTTTTTCCACCGCCGTTTTTATTTGATTAATATATGGGCGATTGTCAGGCTGCTGTTTATTTTCATGAAAGAGCTGATTTTAGCCAATGTGGCCGTTCTGAAGACGATCCTGTCGCCAAAGCTGAAAAATAAACCGGGCATTTTCGCGTTCAAGACAGACCTTAAAGAGGACTGGGAAATCACGACTTTGGCGAATCTGATTTCGCTGACACCCGGCACGCTAGTCGTCGATGTCTCCGATGACCGTTCGATTCTTTATATTCATGCGGTTGATATAGATGATGCCGAAAAAGCCATCAGCGACATTCGCGATTCATTTGAAGAAGCCATTAAGGAGGTAAGCCGCTGA
- a CDS encoding Na(+)/H(+) antiporter subunit F1: protein MFEFILQLSLGILAVSTLLYVLRVIKGPSIPDRVVALDAIGINLIGITALVSILLNTTAYLEVILLIGILAFIGTVAFSKFLEKGEIIENDRSR from the coding sequence ATGTTTGAATTTATTTTGCAATTGTCGCTCGGTATTCTGGCGGTCTCCACTTTGTTATACGTCCTGAGGGTCATTAAAGGACCGAGCATCCCGGACAGAGTGGTGGCCCTTGATGCGATCGGCATCAACCTGATCGGAATTACGGCTCTCGTCTCCATCCTGTTAAATACGACGGCCTATTTAGAGGTTATCCTCTTGATCGGTATTCTTGCCTTTATCGGGACCGTTGCCTTTTCTAAATTCCTTGAGAAGGGAGAGATTATCGAAAATGATCGAAGCCGCTAA
- the mnhG gene encoding monovalent cation/H(+) antiporter subunit G, translated as MIEAAKLLIAFFILLGALISLAASFGTLRLPDVYSRIHAASKGATLGVIAVLLGVFFYFWLLHGIITAKVLLGIVFVFLTSPVGAHLIARAAYNTGVKMEEKSVQDDYEGYRNVIGKKKEDSHV; from the coding sequence ATGATCGAAGCCGCTAAATTGTTGATCGCTTTTTTCATTTTATTGGGCGCGTTGATCTCCCTGGCCGCTTCTTTTGGGACATTGAGGCTTCCTGATGTCTATTCGAGAATTCATGCCGCTTCTAAAGGAGCCACATTGGGAGTCATCGCTGTTCTCCTCGGCGTGTTCTTTTATTTCTGGCTGCTACACGGCATCATTACAGCCAAAGTGCTGCTCGGCATCGTTTTTGTCTTCCTGACGTCTCCGGTGGGCGCCCACCTGATCGCCAGGGCCGCCTACAATACGGGGGTTAAAATGGAAGAGAAAAGCGTGCAGGATGATTATGAAGGCTATCGGAATGTAATCGGCAAAAAGAAGGAAGATTCACATGTATAA
- a CDS encoding hotdog fold thioesterase, with protein sequence METKHTLLEALGIELTECNKERCVAVMPVDERTRQPFGYLHGGASVALAETVASIGAYQHIDPKQQACFGLEINANHIKSVKDGTVQAVATPLHVGKTTMVFNIEIRDEQDRLICISRCTMAVIQRPSS encoded by the coding sequence GTGGAGACAAAGCACACACTTCTCGAAGCTTTAGGGATTGAACTGACGGAATGCAACAAGGAACGGTGTGTCGCCGTTATGCCTGTTGATGAACGGACGCGACAGCCTTTTGGCTATCTTCACGGAGGCGCATCTGTCGCGCTTGCCGAAACGGTCGCCAGCATCGGAGCATATCAGCATATCGATCCAAAACAGCAGGCATGCTTCGGACTTGAGATAAACGCCAATCACATCAAGTCCGTTAAGGACGGAACCGTTCAAGCTGTCGCAACCCCTCTTCATGTCGGGAAAACGACGATGGTGTTCAACATTGAAATCCGCGATGAACAAGACCGGCTCATTTGCATTTCAAGGTGTACGATGGCGGTCATCCAGCGGCCTTCATCATAA
- a CDS encoding response regulator transcription factor, which yields MRRLLVIDDHPAVMEGTKAILETNQDFIVDCLSPEASEQFLTNHDFSAYDLILMDLNLGEINGMDLSKKILETCSSCKIIVYTGYEVEDYFEEAIRSGMHGAISKTESKEKIIEYIYQVLDNKIVVDYDYFKQLITQQKTKTNSQQTEHELLTERECLILKEVEKGYTNQEIADALHLSKRSIEYSLTSVFSKLNVGSRTEAVLIAKSEGVL from the coding sequence ATGAGAAGATTACTTGTGATCGATGATCATCCGGCTGTTATGGAGGGGACGAAGGCAATTCTTGAAACAAATCAGGACTTCATTGTCGATTGCCTCAGCCCTGAAGCCAGCGAACAATTTCTGACGAACCATGATTTTTCTGCGTATGACCTGATCTTAATGGATTTGAATCTAGGTGAAATCAACGGAATGGACCTATCCAAGAAAATCCTTGAGACCTGTTCATCATGCAAAATTATCGTATATACCGGATATGAGGTGGAAGATTATTTTGAAGAAGCGATTCGTTCAGGTATGCACGGTGCGATCAGCAAGACGGAATCAAAAGAAAAGATCATCGAGTACATATACCAGGTGTTGGACAATAAAATTGTCGTCGACTACGATTATTTTAAACAGCTGATTACACAGCAAAAGACGAAGACAAACAGCCAGCAGACCGAGCACGAGCTTTTGACAGAAAGGGAATGCCTGATTCTGAAAGAAGTTGAAAAAGGCTATACGAATCAGGAGATTGCCGATGCCCTCCATTTGAGCAAGCGCTCGATTGAATACAGTCTGACGTCGGTATTCAGCAAGCTGAATGTCGGCTCGCGGACCGAGGCTGTGCTGATCGCGAAATCCGAAGGTGTACTGTAA